The nucleotide window GACCACTGCGGTGCGGTCGAAGCAGCGCGCTATGCCGCGTTCATGTTTCTTGAGCACGGCATAACGGAGGTCGAACTACTGGAAGTTCTCGAGCCCGTCGCACAAGGACGTGCAGCAGCTTTCCACACTCGAAGCTCGCTGGTGCGCCACGAGAAGCATGCCATGCTGAAGGCTTTGATCGATGCTCGAGCCATTCTCGACGAAGCAGGGGTGCCCTACCACTGGAAGCGGGTCTTCGGTCACCCTGCCAAAGTGATTGCTGACTATGTAGCCGCGACTCGACCCGACGTCATGGTGATCGACGCCAGCCATATGGGTTTCTTCCGC belongs to Paraburkholderia aromaticivorans and includes:
- a CDS encoding universal stress protein; this encodes MIRMLIPVLDHCGAVEAARYAAFMFLEHGITEVELLEVLEPVAQGRAAAFHTRSSLVRHEKHAMLKALIDARAILDEAGVPYHWKRVFGHPAKVIADYVAATRPDVMVIDASHMGFFRRLAMLASLSRRTITPVTMVH